The following is a genomic window from Acidobacteriota bacterium.
TTCACGCTAATGGAAGTGGAGTGTCTCGGCGCCTGCGATCGGGCCCCGGTTGTGATGGTGAACGACCACTGGCACGAATGCCTCAAGCCCGGCGATGCGGCCAAACTGGTCGACGATCTCCGCGCGAAGGGGCCAGACGCGGTCAGCGGATGCCACTTGTGCGTCGAGAAGAAGTAGTCGGTAGACAGCAGTCGGACGGGATTCGGGATTCGGGATTCGGGGTTCGGGAATCGGGAATCGGGAGGGACTCGTAGGGGCGGGCTTCCGCCTTCGCGTAAAGCTTCGGCGGACCGCCGTAACCTTGGTGGAGGCGGTCAGACCCGGCGAATCGGTTAATCGTGTGTATGTTTGAACCAGTCCTCACCAGTTTCGTCCGCGAACCGAACAGCTTCACGCTCGACGTGGCGCTTGGGCACGGGGCCTACGAAGGCTTGCGCAAGGCGCTCACCATGGCGCCGGCCCAGGTCATCGAGACCGTGAAGGCCTCGGGTGTGCGCGGTCGCGGTGGCGCAGGCTTTCCGGCCGGCATGAAGTGGGGCTTCGTGCCGAAAGATTCCCCGAAGCCCAAGTACGTGTGCTGCAATGCGGACGAGAGCGAGCCCGGCACGTTCAAGGATCACGTGCTGATGGAGCGCAATCCGCATCTGGTGCTCGAGGGCTGCGCCATCAGTTGCTTCGCCATCGGCGCCAAGGTGTCGTACATCTACATCCGCGGCGAGTTCCACCACGTGGCCGACGTGCTCGAATCGGCGATCGCCGAAGCCAGGGCGCGCGGCTATCTGGGACAGAACATCTTCGGCAGCGGATTCGACTGCGACATCTTCGTGCACCGTGGCGCCGGCGCGTACGAGGCCGGCGAGGAGTCGGCGCTGCTCGAGTCGCTCGAAGGCAAACGCGCTCAGCCGCGCCTGCGGCCGCCATTCCCGGCGGTGGTGGGTCTCTACGGCTGCCCGACCGTCATCAACAACGTCGAGACGCTGGCCAACGTGCCGGCCATCATCACGAAGGGGCCGGAGTGGTTCGCCGCGCTTGGTCCCGACAAGAATGGCGGGCCGAAACTGTACTGCATCAGTGGGCACGTGGAACGCCCCGGCGTTTACGAAGCGACCATGAGGACGACGGTCCGGCAGTTAATCAATGACTATGCCGGGGGCATCCGGAAGGGCCGAACGCTGAAGGCGGTGATTCCGGGCGGGTCGTCCACGCCGGTGATGCTCCCCAACGCGATCGACTGCGAGGCCAGCTACGACGGCATCGCGAAGGCCGGATCGATGCTGGGATCGGCGGCGATGATCGTGATGGACGACACCACCTGCATGGTGT
Proteins encoded in this region:
- the nuoF gene encoding NADH-quinone oxidoreductase subunit NuoF; this translates as MFEPVLTSFVREPNSFTLDVALGHGAYEGLRKALTMAPAQVIETVKASGVRGRGGAGFPAGMKWGFVPKDSPKPKYVCCNADESEPGTFKDHVLMERNPHLVLEGCAISCFAIGAKVSYIYIRGEFHHVADVLESAIAEARARGYLGQNIFGSGFDCDIFVHRGAGAYEAGEESALLESLEGKRAQPRLRPPFPAVVGLYGCPTVINNVETLANVPAIITKGPEWFAALGPDKNGGPKLYCISGHVERPGVYEATMRTTVRQLINDYAGGIRKGRTLKAVIPGGSSTPVMLPNAIDCEASYDGIAKAGSMLGSAAMIVMDDTTCMVWAAANLIHFYRHESCGKCTPCREGADWMLKILLKIERGEGEMRDLKLLESVANNITGKTLCPFGDAEVAPVLSTLQHFRHEYEAHIREGRCPLPAEWRCGGGGH